The sequence below is a genomic window from Glandiceps talaboti chromosome 14, keGlaTala1.1, whole genome shotgun sequence.
ACAACACGCCAGCGATTTCGGACTTCCCCTAATATCGTTGACACGTAcattggtcctctttctccgaAACACAGCAGCACGATACACGTCTTCACTTGGAGGTGCCATGTCATCGATTTATAACAGTACACAATCAACTTCTGAAAAGTAATAAACGGTGATCATAAGAAACAAAAATGTGCgaaatgacataattatttctattctactatTATTCTCTTCGTTTGCAGTGAAACAACGCATTGAAATCCATATTTTGAATGTCAAATTACATAATTGAAAAGAATCGCACTCTAAACAACGGTATCATTGTAGCAATATCAGTATATAATACTTAATGCGTATTGCCCCTTGTATTGGACCTATAACTAGATATGAAGTCGTGAACTGACTTATTGTCATCACAATGTAACAGGGTATGACATGACAACAAACTTGTAATCCACAAACTCTGACATTGCTGTCATCCCTAAAAACTATAAACACCACTAAATGACCACAAGGGTGTATACTAATACCAATACTCGTACACAGACATGCAAATAACCATATCATGGAAAGTCAATATGGACGTGTGACCTCGATCACATGCTCTATTGTACGGCATTACATTGTAAGGTCGGCAGTGGGTGTTGGTTGTAGCTGTGTATATTGTTCGACTCTGGCTGCCGCACATGACATATTTTTCCCCCTGTACATAAATTTGCAAATTGCCACAATTGACACACTGTTCAAGTCTGCTATagacacattgtacatgtcagttATAACTATGCGCAAGATATATTTATCGAATCATAAGTAAGTGGTATGataaataatatttatgaattggtgtgattattaatattatgataatgtatgacacattgtattcatgatatgacatatatgtattttaccGTTAATGAACGATTGCCGCATTGCAATACGCGAATTAGTAGTATGGTGTGACGAtgacaatttgaatatttcaaaataaacaataataacgTGACTTTGAACTTGAATGTGAACGTGACCGTGATCAAAACAGAAACAGTGAAAGGGTAAACGACAGTAGCAAGAACCGTAagttaaaataataaattaaagcTAGTGAATTTAGAGGATAGGCGGATGATATGTTCATATTTTTGCAGCTTTAACTGCGTTTTAAAATACATACTTTTACTAGTAATGGGGTCAAATCACATATGGAAAGGGAATCGCACTCTAAACAACGATATCAAGGTAATTGTAAGCAGTGGTGTCACAGAATAACGTACTCAGATCAGAACGTTGAAATTCTCTTCATACATACCTTTGTTTACATGCAGTGTAACTTATATACATTCCTTCAGAAATCATATCGCCACTTAACGCTGGTGAACTTAATCATTCTGTATTCCTTGTTATTGGTAGCTGTACACAGGTAAATATATGTATCATTGGTATAATGTGTTGACCTCTGAGGTTGTCAAGACTTACATGTAGATGGCGCTATTCAAGAATGATCATTCAGTTTGTGGTACATGACTGACATCAAGCACACAGTTGCCTGCAGTGTTTGATTCTGCTTCATTGCAATTATTCTATGATATGTTACGGATTTATGATTTGATTGCGATCACTGTTGTGTATCGATTGAGTATGTCGAGTTGACAGGCACAGGGGCGCACTTATACCTATAGAACGCTTCCCAAAATTACACTATGTTTATTTTTAGTTACTGTAAAgatattattttcagttttatttggTTGTTTTGCTATCGTACAGACATCGTACATGTCAGATTTCTGCCCATGGATATATAATGCAGAGATTACTTCTGTGTGATGCTGTCGTAACGAAACAcatttttgaacatttcatgGTAATCAAGCTATCAAACTACTTGTACCCATGGTCAGGTTCTTTCATTATGTGGTTCCAGTCACCAgaaatgttttatctttttattttatttccttttAATAAAGTAACTATATTCGCAAGATAATAAAAGATTTTTCTGATGGAAACATAAATCATCGtgataaatgaaacaaaatcatgttaaattaatgaataaatgttAACTCTGATGTGGGATACTTAAAACGGGGTAGAGCACCAGGGTAGGTCACGTGATTAGTAGACATTGACTTATATCTCAAGTCAAGCTTGGTCTATGCAGTCGATCGTCATACATTATATTTATCCTTCATTcagtatgtgtacgtgtatgtatatatgtatgtatgtatgtatgtatgtatgtatgaatgtgtgtatgtatgtatgtatgtatgtatgtatgtatgtatgtatgtatgtatgtatgtgtgtatgtatgtatgtatgtatgtatgtatgtatgtatgtatgtgtttgtgtgtgtgtgtttcatacTATTAACATCATCGAACCTTACTATACTTTAAGAGCCCTTTATGTGACCGGTGATCAAAAACGGCAAATAAATCTTTATAGTTTATAGTGATATGTGTGAGTGGTAACCTCTGTGGCAATAGATGGCTGGGTTGAAAAAGGGCCACACACGTAAACAAAGTGTCTCGTCGGTTACAACAGACATTTGATTTTATCTAGGCCAAGACATACATTGATCATACGTCCAAGAACTAGTCAGTCGTTCTTTCTTGCGATTCTCGTTAGCTAGGTAAGTGACGTAAATATCACATCTTTCTGATCAGCAAGACTTGTAGTAGtatgataaactgcatacgagacgatgtatgccactgtctatggttgaacAATGGCTAGAGAGCTTTCAAGAAATTGTAAGACGTGAATAGGAAGAGTGCAGGTCACACAAAAGGAAACAGACGTTTAAAACATAGAAATGCGATAAATGCTATAAAAGACAGCAAATTGTAATATGGGAAAGAGTATGAAACAACGTTTTTAATCATGCGTACTCGACAGTGTAACTGTCCAACTCAATTCCACCGGAGCATACAACCATAGTTATCAATTTAGGTTTTCCCCAGTATATTTAAACAGGAAGATAGTGAAAAGTGGACGACGTTATCTTATAGTATTGTTCATGTTGTTGGATACTCGGCGGTGAAATGACCTCTCCCAAATCAAACCACTGAAACATGCAGCCAGACTACTAATAGTCAggcggggcgggcgggcgaaataaaaaaaaggggggaggggggcaagGAAAAACTGAATATAATATCAGACGACTGTGACATGTCCATATTCATCTCTTCACAGAAAAAGTGATTGAGAAGAATGGCAATGAAGCGacaactattacatgtatacataatgcTACTCATTTGCTCAACTATCCCGTCAACAACAGCAACTGGTGACGTCAACGACGCGtcaccatatttggacatgacATACAATTTTAATGACGAAACGATGACGTTTCCAGGCTGGCCGGAGTTCAACTTAACCGTACTTTCAAGGGGGAGCGACAACGTATTCGGTATATACATGGAAGCTAACAATTTGTGTGTATTCGAACACTGTGGCACACATATCGATGCACCAGCTCACTATATACAGGTAAACACAGCTGTTTAGTTTGTTAAAAAAAGAGAACCTGGCGTTGAATTGGTGACGCTTGAATCACTCGTGGCACTCCCCCCTatgcagcccccccccccccccttgcgtGGTCGTTATCCTCTGCAAGGACGGCTGGCTGTAGAGGGAGAGTGCACCTCACGGCGGCATGGATCATGTACCACGTGTGAGTAGCGTAATCCCAGCACCTACACGGGTGTATGCCAGACTCTTCACCAAATAGAATCCGTTGTTAATACTCGTATACACTTGCAAAGCTGAAATATAACGTGTCTGACTCTTGTGTCTGGCTCGTCAGAAATCTCACTATAAATCTAATTCATGTTTGCGTGTGATTTTTGTCAAGACgatgaaatattataataatagttGAATGCGtcggtaagatttttgttgtatCGACTTTCTCTTTTCGATTAACTATTTTCTATTGTAAACCAATTTTTTTCAGTGATTTTGGAAGTCCAAGTTTAGtatgtaatataattaattgataaattaattcTCTCTGTGTTGGTATACAGGGAAAACAGCGCCTTGGCAGCGTACCTCTTGATAATTTGATTGGAGCTGCTATCAGAGTTGACATCAAAGCCAAAGTGGACAACGACATCGATGCGTTACTAGATGTCAAAGATTTGGAAGACTGGGAAGAGGCTAACGGCAGAATACCCGATGACGTCATtctgatgatgtacactggttggGGCAGCAGATATCCTAATAGggtttgtgttatttatttttttaaaaatcaataacgGGTCATTTTATATTGAACGGTATGGCcagggatgggggtggggtgggggtgggtgggttaTGGTTTTGTAGACTTAGATTCAGCGCTGAGGGATGGCCCGACTGAGGTATTACAGAGATTTCAAAACCACTATCTGGCCATAAAGattttatgtattcaaaaattaaaaaaaataaatgaataaatgaatatacaatGTTTTAGCACACATTAAGAACGGGGATATAGACTCAGGATTCGAAGCTCATGTTGAATTTATAAACGTTTTACTtaataagtgaaaatacttatataCAATCTCTTATTAAACTAGTCTCGCTCTAAACTGATACAGTGTATTACgtaaaaacttcattacacaTTTGGAAATGTGAACGTGTAATAAAgattttaatacgtaatacactGTACTATTTTAGGGCTGAACTACTGTTAGTATAATGTGTATGCCTACTATAACGACATAGCTATGTGTTTTCTGGCATTGCTTGAATAGTAGAGACTCGCTTGACATTTTTATCTATCGTAAAAATACG
It includes:
- the LOC144445807 gene encoding isatin hydrolase-like, encoding MLLICSTIPSTTATGDVNDASPYLDMTYNFNDETMTFPGWPEFNLTVLSRGSDNVFGIYMEANNLCVFEHCGTHIDAPAHYIQGKQRLGSVPLDNLIGAAIRVDIKAKVDNDIDALLDVKDLEDWEEANGRIPDDVILMMYTGWGSRYPNRTLFLGQDADGAMHFPGLGPDGAQWLVDKRKIKAIGTDCPSLDSGSSGGEFRSHIILMLQDIPVFEQVANVDKLPTTGATVFGIPMKVEDGSGGPLRIFATGWRSDVPNPFSISGVGMVGPMAMMIMYIWIAMVLSQVF